In one window of Dyella thiooxydans DNA:
- a CDS encoding acetyl-CoA carboxylase carboxyltransferase subunit alpha → MNPNFLDFEQPIAELEAKIEELRHASHGQAVDIDDEVGRLREKLKVKTADIFRNLNSWQVTQLSRHPARPYTLDYISAICEEFHELAGDRAFADDAAIVGGLGRVNGRSVMIIGHQKARDTKGKVRRNFGMPRPEGYRKALRLMKLAERFGLPILTFIDTPGAYPGVGAEERGQSEAIARNLLEMAELKVPVVCTVIGEGGSGGALAIGVGDAVIMLQYSIYSVISPEGCASILWKSQDKVRDAADAMGVTAPRLLELGLIDKVVREPLGGAHRNPHSMAIRLKAVLLNELDRLEALNVPDLLSRRYERLRGYGAYTEG, encoded by the coding sequence ATGAACCCGAACTTCCTCGATTTCGAACAACCGATTGCCGAGCTGGAAGCGAAGATCGAAGAGCTTCGCCATGCCAGCCATGGCCAGGCGGTGGACATCGACGACGAGGTCGGCCGCCTGCGCGAGAAGCTCAAGGTCAAGACCGCCGACATCTTCCGCAACCTCAATTCGTGGCAGGTGACCCAGCTGTCGCGCCACCCGGCGCGGCCGTACACGCTGGACTACATCAGCGCCATCTGCGAGGAATTCCACGAGCTGGCCGGCGACCGTGCCTTCGCCGACGACGCAGCCATCGTGGGCGGCCTGGGTCGGGTCAACGGCCGCTCGGTAATGATCATCGGCCACCAGAAGGCGCGCGACACCAAGGGCAAGGTGCGCCGCAACTTCGGCATGCCGCGCCCCGAGGGCTACCGCAAGGCGCTGCGCCTGATGAAGCTGGCCGAGCGCTTCGGCCTGCCCATCCTCACCTTCATCGACACCCCGGGCGCCTACCCCGGCGTGGGTGCCGAGGAGCGTGGCCAGAGCGAGGCGATCGCCCGCAACCTGCTGGAAATGGCCGAGCTGAAAGTTCCGGTGGTCTGCACCGTGATCGGCGAAGGCGGCTCCGGCGGCGCGCTGGCGATCGGCGTGGGCGACGCGGTGATCATGCTGCAGTACTCGATCTACTCGGTGATCTCGCCGGAAGGCTGCGCCTCGATCCTGTGGAAGAGCCAGGACAAGGTGCGCGATGCGGCCGACGCGATGGGCGTCACCGCCCCGCGACTGCTCGAGCTGGGCCTGATCGACAAGGTGGTGCGCGAGCCGCTGGGCGGTGCGCACCGCAACCCGCACTCGATGGCGATCCGCCTCAAGGCTGTGCTGCTCAACGAGCTGGACCGCCTCGAGGCACTGAACGTGCCCGACCTGCTGTCGCGCCGCTACGAGCGCCTGCGCGGCTACGGCGCCTATACCGAAGGCTGA
- a CDS encoding NYN domain-containing protein — translation MANTPSDRLAVLIDADNAQPAIVEGLLAEIAKYGTAHAKRIYGDWTGSHLKGWKETLLTYSIQPIQQFGYTRGKNATDSAMIIDAMDLLYTGRFDGFCIVSSDSDFTRLAARIRESGLTVYGFGEKKTPEPFVAACDKFIYTELLVEKPEDETPAKRLSQAQLKGDARLVGLLRNAIEAVSDDSGWAHLGAIGSSVAKQAPEFDPRNYGYRKLSELVDATGLFEIDPRGDGATRTLYVRDKRRK, via the coding sequence ATGGCCAACACCCCATCCGACCGCCTTGCCGTCCTGATCGACGCCGACAACGCCCAGCCGGCAATCGTCGAGGGTCTGCTGGCGGAAATCGCCAAGTACGGTACCGCCCACGCCAAGCGCATCTACGGCGACTGGACCGGCTCGCACCTGAAGGGCTGGAAGGAAACGCTGCTGACCTACTCGATCCAGCCGATCCAGCAGTTCGGCTATACCCGCGGCAAGAACGCCACCGACTCGGCGATGATCATCGACGCGATGGACCTGCTCTACACCGGGCGCTTCGACGGCTTCTGCATCGTCTCCAGCGACAGCGACTTCACCCGACTGGCCGCGCGCATCCGCGAGTCCGGGCTCACCGTGTACGGGTTCGGCGAGAAGAAGACGCCCGAGCCGTTCGTTGCCGCCTGCGACAAGTTCATCTACACCGAACTGCTGGTGGAAAAGCCGGAGGACGAGACCCCTGCCAAGCGCCTGTCGCAGGCCCAGCTGAAGGGCGACGCGCGGCTGGTCGGACTGCTGCGCAATGCCATCGAAGCGGTCTCCGACGACAGCGGCTGGGCACACCTGGGCGCGATCGGTTCGTCGGTCGCCAAGCAGGCCCCGGAGTTCGACCCGCGCAATTACGGCTACCGCAAGCTGAGCGAACTGGTCGACGCGACCGGCCTGTTCGAGATCGACCCGCGGGGAGACGGCGCGACCCGCACGCTCTACGTGCGCGACAAGCGGCGCAAATAG
- the tilS gene encoding tRNA lysidine(34) synthetase TilS gives MSHSLTEHLLDRLADAPADGLCVAFSGGPDSSALLHALATLPRERPLRALHVDHGLHADSARWAGHALAFCTGLDVACTVLRVAVDASAGLGVEGAAREARYAALAAALQPGEQLLTAHHRDDQVETVLLKLLRGAGPEGLGGMRARRPLGAGTLWRPLLEVPRSVLHAYVQQHALACLDDPANADPRLARHALRHEILPRLARHWPQAADSIVRSAALCRAAADALRTRWLAAFGQLHDHVTGSLDAAGWRGLAPGLREPLLDHWLHGRGLPAPTGGQRAQILRQIDARDGRVPCIRWPGAELHVWRGRLWALPQAPPFAPGWQACWHGGVLDLPDGGSLRVDRTLDTPLTVRLRRGGERLKPAGDPHTRELRDLFQAGAVPPWQRLACPLIWEDHALVAVADRWLSARGQALLGETLCWVPGR, from the coding sequence TTGTCACACTCGCTGACCGAACACCTGCTTGACCGGCTGGCCGACGCACCGGCAGATGGCCTGTGCGTGGCATTCAGCGGCGGACCGGACTCCTCCGCCCTGCTGCATGCACTGGCCACGCTTCCGCGCGAGCGGCCACTGCGCGCGCTGCATGTCGACCACGGCCTGCATGCGGACAGCGCGCGATGGGCCGGACACGCGCTGGCGTTCTGCACCGGCCTGGACGTCGCCTGCACGGTGCTGCGCGTCGCGGTGGACGCCAGCGCCGGCCTTGGCGTGGAGGGCGCCGCACGCGAGGCCAGGTACGCCGCGCTCGCTGCCGCGCTGCAGCCAGGTGAGCAGCTGTTGACTGCCCACCATCGCGACGACCAGGTCGAGACGGTACTGCTGAAGCTGCTGCGCGGTGCCGGGCCGGAAGGGCTGGGCGGCATGCGCGCGCGGCGGCCGCTTGGCGCCGGCACGCTGTGGCGTCCCTTGCTCGAAGTGCCCCGCAGCGTGCTGCATGCTTACGTGCAGCAGCATGCGCTGGCCTGCCTCGATGACCCGGCCAACGCCGATCCGCGACTGGCCCGCCATGCCCTGCGCCACGAGATTCTTCCCCGCCTCGCCCGACACTGGCCCCAGGCCGCCGACTCGATCGTCCGCAGCGCCGCGCTTTGCCGGGCGGCCGCCGACGCGTTGCGCACCCGCTGGCTGGCAGCCTTCGGGCAACTGCACGACCACGTCACCGGCAGCCTGGACGCCGCCGGCTGGCGCGGCCTCGCCCCGGGCCTGCGCGAGCCGCTGCTCGATCACTGGCTGCACGGCCGTGGCCTGCCCGCTCCCACCGGCGGCCAACGGGCGCAGATCCTGCGCCAGATCGACGCCCGTGACGGCCGCGTCCCCTGCATCCGCTGGCCCGGCGCCGAGCTGCACGTGTGGCGCGGGCGCCTGTGGGCCCTGCCGCAGGCACCGCCGTTCGCCCCGGGCTGGCAGGCGTGCTGGCACGGCGGCGTGCTGGACCTGCCGGACGGCGGCTCGCTGCGCGTCGACCGCACGCTGGACACCCCGCTCACGGTCCGCCTGCGCCGGGGCGGCGAGCGGCTCAAGCCGGCCGGCGACCCACACACCCGCGAACTGCGCGACCTTTTCCAGGCCGGCGCCGTGCCCCCCTGGCAACGCCTGGCCTGCCCGCTGATCTGGGAGGACCATGCGCTCGTGGCTGTCGCCGACCGCTGGTTGAGCGCCCGCGGGCAGGCCCTGCTCGGCGAAACGCTGTGCTGGGTTCCGGGCCGTTAG
- a CDS encoding exodeoxyribonuclease VII small subunit: MAKTVPAPVDTAPAADFEHSLDELEQLVAKMEGGDLSLDDSLASFERGIGLYRHCQQALEKADLRVRLLLDPDAPESAEPFEPEL, from the coding sequence ATGGCAAAGACCGTTCCCGCCCCTGTCGATACCGCGCCAGCCGCCGACTTCGAGCATTCGCTCGACGAGCTCGAACAGCTCGTGGCGAAGATGGAAGGTGGCGACCTCAGCCTGGACGATTCACTGGCCTCCTTCGAGCGTGGCATCGGTCTCTACCGCCACTGCCAGCAGGCGCTGGAAAAGGCCGACCTGCGGGTGCGCCTGCTGCTCGACCCCGACGCCCCCGAGAGCGCCGAACCGTTTGAACCCGAACTCTGA
- a CDS encoding polyprenyl synthetase family protein, with amino-acid sequence MSPALQALIDRADRALAAALPAEDAPPAELHRAMRYAVLGGGKRLRPLLVYATGHALGCDDPVLDAPACAVELIHAYSLVHDDLPAMDDDALRRGRPTCHIVFGEAMAILAGDALQALAFELLAQAPVDPATGMAMQRALGRACGAEGMAGGQALDLSAVGRTLSLDELEHMHACKTGALIRASVQLGAMTAGADTATLNALDHYARAVGLAFQVRDDILDVEGESAVIGKTAGKDAAADKPTFPSILGLDASRTRLAQLTDEALAAISMLESRSELLIELARYAAGRQH; translated from the coding sequence CTGAGCCCGGCGCTGCAGGCGCTGATTGATCGCGCCGACCGCGCCCTCGCCGCGGCACTGCCCGCCGAAGACGCCCCGCCCGCCGAACTGCATCGCGCCATGCGCTACGCCGTGCTCGGCGGCGGCAAGCGGCTGCGTCCGCTGCTGGTCTATGCCACCGGCCACGCACTGGGCTGCGACGACCCGGTGCTCGACGCGCCGGCCTGCGCGGTGGAACTGATCCATGCCTACTCGCTGGTGCACGACGACCTGCCGGCCATGGACGACGACGCACTGCGCCGCGGCCGCCCCACCTGCCACATCGTGTTCGGCGAGGCGATGGCGATCCTTGCCGGCGACGCGCTGCAGGCGCTGGCCTTCGAACTGCTGGCACAGGCTCCGGTAGATCCTGCCACCGGCATGGCGATGCAGCGCGCGCTCGGCCGTGCCTGTGGTGCCGAGGGCATGGCCGGCGGCCAGGCACTGGATCTTTCCGCCGTTGGCCGCACGCTGTCGCTGGACGAGCTGGAGCACATGCACGCCTGCAAGACCGGCGCGCTGATCCGCGCCTCGGTGCAGTTGGGCGCGATGACCGCCGGCGCCGACACCGCCACACTGAATGCGCTGGACCATTACGCCCGCGCCGTCGGCCTGGCCTTCCAGGTGCGCGACGACATTCTCGACGTCGAGGGCGAATCGGCGGTGATCGGCAAGACCGCCGGCAAGGATGCGGCGGCCGACAAGCCCACCTTCCCGTCGATCCTGGGCCTGGACGCCTCGCGCACGCGGCTGGCACAGCTCACCGACGAGGCGCTGGCCGCCATCTCCATGCTGGAGTCGCGTAGCGAGCTGCTGATCGAACTGGCACGTTACGCAGCCGGTCGCCAGCACTGA
- a CDS encoding DUF805 domain-containing protein, protein MGFFDWYVSCIKDHYVDFEGRARRQEYWMFALVNILAAIVVGVIGAIIHLRMLGSLYSLAVLLPGIAVTVRRLHDTDRSGWWILIGLIPLIGTIWLLVLMVLEGTQGSNQYGPDPKQAG, encoded by the coding sequence ATGGGATTTTTCGACTGGTACGTGTCGTGTATCAAGGATCACTACGTCGACTTCGAAGGCCGTGCACGGCGCCAGGAGTACTGGATGTTCGCCCTGGTGAACATCCTTGCCGCCATCGTGGTGGGCGTCATCGGGGCGATCATCCACCTGAGGATGCTGGGTTCGCTGTATTCGCTGGCGGTGCTGTTGCCAGGTATCGCCGTGACGGTGCGCCGTCTGCATGACACCGATCGATCGGGCTGGTGGATCCTGATTGGCCTGATCCCGCTGATCGGCACGATCTGGCTGCTGGTGCTGATGGTGCTCGAGGGCACCCAGGGCTCCAACCAGTACGGCCCTGATCCGAAGCAGGCGGGCTGA
- a CDS encoding DUF4870 domain-containing protein: MSVPPEDVVPPPPPPAAPPPSDPPPSEPPVAGGPSAEQRQWAMFAHLSALLGLVTAGWACFLGPLVIWLVKKDTMPFVDDQAKEALNFNITVMIAGAICWILVFVLIGFLLLWALAIVWIVFTIIAAIKANEGVAYRYPFALRLIK; encoded by the coding sequence ATGAGCGTTCCCCCCGAAGACGTCGTACCTCCTCCGCCCCCGCCGGCCGCGCCGCCGCCGAGCGATCCTCCCCCGTCCGAGCCGCCGGTTGCCGGTGGGCCTTCCGCCGAGCAGCGTCAATGGGCGATGTTCGCCCACCTGTCGGCTCTGCTCGGTCTGGTCACCGCTGGCTGGGCGTGCTTCCTGGGGCCGCTGGTCATCTGGCTGGTGAAGAAGGACACCATGCCCTTTGTCGACGACCAGGCGAAGGAGGCGTTGAATTTCAACATCACGGTGATGATCGCCGGCGCGATCTGCTGGATCCTGGTGTTCGTGCTGATCGGCTTCCTGCTGCTGTGGGCACTGGCGATCGTGTGGATCGTGTTCACCATCATCGCGGCGATCAAGGCCAACGAGGGCGTGGCCTACCGCTACCCGTTCGCGCTGCGTCTGATCAAGTAA
- the pmbA gene encoding metalloprotease PmbA: MSDITPHPDRSHEELDRLAELAQDVIHRARAAGASQAEVAASIDTGLSVNVRLGEVETVEHTRDRGFGLTVYFGQRKGSASTADLNPDSIQATLDQACAIARYTEEDPAAGLADAALMATEFPDLDLWHPWAIDTADAIALGQRIEDAGRAHAGISNSDGAGVQMGESLSVYANSHGFVGRERGTRHSISLSLIAGDEAGMQRDYWYDSVRDAAKFMDAKALGDKAAERTLARLGARSLSTRQCPVLFASELARGLVGHLVSAVSGGALYRRSSFLVDHAGKPVMPSWMQIVERPLLRGGQASGAFDAEGVATRDSALVEDGVLARYVLGSYSARKLGLATTGNAGGIHNLVVTPGSSDGEASDFAGMLERLGTGLLVTELMGQGVNTTTGDYSRGASGFWVENGVIAFPVEEITIAANLRDMFAGIVAVGSDVDPRSHILTGSILLDRVTVAGE, encoded by the coding sequence GTGAGCGACATCACTCCCCATCCCGACCGCAGCCACGAGGAGCTGGACCGCCTGGCCGAGCTGGCGCAGGACGTGATCCACCGCGCGCGCGCCGCCGGTGCCAGCCAGGCCGAAGTGGCCGCCAGCATCGACACGGGCCTGAGCGTGAATGTGCGGCTGGGCGAGGTGGAAACGGTCGAGCACACCCGCGACCGCGGTTTCGGCCTCACCGTGTACTTCGGCCAGCGCAAGGGCTCGGCCAGCACCGCCGACCTGAACCCGGACTCGATCCAGGCCACGCTGGACCAGGCCTGCGCGATCGCCCGCTATACCGAGGAGGACCCGGCCGCCGGCCTCGCCGATGCGGCACTGATGGCCACCGAGTTCCCCGATCTGGACCTGTGGCATCCGTGGGCGATCGATACCGCCGATGCCATAGCGCTGGGCCAGCGCATCGAAGACGCCGGCCGCGCCCATGCCGGTATCAGCAACTCCGACGGTGCCGGCGTACAGATGGGCGAGAGCCTGTCGGTGTACGCCAACTCGCACGGCTTCGTCGGACGCGAGCGCGGCACCCGGCACTCGATCTCGCTGTCGCTGATCGCCGGCGACGAGGCCGGCATGCAGCGCGACTACTGGTACGACAGCGTGCGCGATGCGGCGAAGTTCATGGACGCGAAGGCGCTGGGCGACAAGGCCGCCGAGCGCACCCTGGCGCGGCTGGGTGCGCGCAGCCTGTCCACGCGGCAGTGCCCGGTGCTGTTCGCGTCGGAGCTGGCGCGCGGGCTGGTCGGTCACCTGGTCAGCGCGGTCAGCGGTGGGGCGCTTTACCGGCGCTCCAGTTTCCTCGTCGACCATGCCGGCAAGCCGGTGATGCCGTCGTGGATGCAGATCGTCGAGCGGCCGCTCCTGCGCGGCGGCCAGGCTTCCGGTGCGTTCGACGCCGAGGGCGTGGCCACCCGCGACAGCGCACTGGTCGAGGATGGCGTCCTGGCGCGCTACGTGCTCGGCAGTTACTCCGCGCGCAAGCTGGGCCTGGCCACCACCGGCAATGCCGGCGGCATCCACAACCTGGTCGTCACGCCGGGCAGCAGCGACGGCGAGGCCAGCGACTTTGCCGGCATGCTCGAGCGCCTGGGTACCGGCCTGCTGGTGACCGAGCTGATGGGGCAGGGCGTCAACACCACCACGGGCGACTATTCGCGCGGTGCATCCGGCTTCTGGGTGGAGAACGGCGTGATCGCGTTCCCGGTCGAGGAAATCACCATCGCGGCCAACCTGCGCGACATGTTCGCCGGCATCGTGGCGGTGGGATCGGACGTGGATCCGCGCTCGCACATTCTCACCGGTTCGATCCTGCTCGATCGCGTGACCGTCGCCGGCGAATAG
- a CDS encoding DUF1653 domain-containing protein, producing the protein MQPAAGIYRHYKGQRYRVLGTARHSETMEPLVVYQALYGEHGLWVRPAAMFCETVELEGEPIPRFALEQADDSDPLALATPPESAP; encoded by the coding sequence ATGCAACCTGCCGCCGGCATCTACCGCCACTACAAGGGCCAGCGCTACCGCGTGCTGGGCACCGCCCGCCACAGCGAGACGATGGAGCCGCTGGTGGTGTACCAGGCGCTGTACGGCGAGCACGGCCTGTGGGTGCGCCCGGCGGCGATGTTCTGCGAGACGGTGGAGCTGGAGGGCGAGCCGATTCCGCGCTTCGCGCTGGAGCAGGCCGACGACAGCGATCCGCTCGCCCTTGCCACCCCGCCGGAATCCGCCCCGTGA
- the yjgA gene encoding ribosome biogenesis factor YjgA, whose protein sequence is MSPSRSRSQYELDENEYGPSRTQQRRDALAVLTLATQLVEMIPSRLAKLELPDDVRDEIANVRKITSHIARKRQLGFLAKLMRRHDEATFDTVRAALGENRDKQRQETAAMHRLESLRERLLGDEGDAALSDLADKHPALDRQHLRSLVRQARIEKNTPNKPPRAYREIFQVLKTLEEADGDEGSAD, encoded by the coding sequence GTGAGCCCCAGCCGAAGCCGCAGCCAGTACGAACTGGACGAAAACGAATACGGTCCCAGCCGCACCCAGCAGCGGCGCGACGCACTGGCCGTGCTGACGCTGGCCACGCAACTGGTGGAAATGATCCCGTCCAGGCTGGCCAAGCTGGAGCTGCCGGACGACGTGCGCGACGAGATCGCCAACGTACGGAAGATCACCTCGCACATCGCACGCAAGCGCCAGCTCGGCTTCCTCGCCAAGCTGATGCGCCGCCACGACGAGGCCACCTTCGACACGGTGCGCGCCGCGCTGGGCGAAAACCGCGACAAGCAGCGCCAGGAGACCGCGGCGATGCACCGGCTGGAATCGCTGCGTGAACGCCTGCTCGGCGACGAGGGGGATGCCGCCTTGTCCGATCTGGCCGACAAGCATCCGGCGCTCGACCGCCAGCACCTGCGCTCGCTGGTGCGCCAGGCACGCATCGAGAAGAACACCCCGAACAAGCCGCCGCGGGCCTATCGCGAGATCTTCCAGGTGCTCAAGACGCTGGAGGAAGCCGATGGCGACGAGGGCTCAGCCGACTGA
- the yiaA gene encoding inner membrane protein YiaA, protein MPVPQIQRPTAAFVGASWLALMVGSLAYLIGLWNAQMALNEKGYYLTLLLYGLFSAVSLQKSVRDRLEGLRVTGLYFGLCWVSLGIAIVLLVIGLWNATLGLSEKGFYAMAFLLSLFAAVAVQKNVRDMALHDGDADAMDRSADF, encoded by the coding sequence ATGCCGGTCCCGCAGATCCAACGCCCGACGGCGGCCTTCGTCGGTGCTTCCTGGCTGGCCCTGATGGTCGGCTCGCTGGCCTATCTCATCGGGCTGTGGAATGCCCAGATGGCGCTCAACGAAAAGGGCTACTACCTGACCCTGCTGCTGTACGGGCTGTTTTCCGCGGTATCGCTGCAGAAATCGGTACGCGACCGGCTGGAGGGGCTACGCGTGACAGGCCTCTATTTCGGCCTGTGCTGGGTCTCGCTCGGCATCGCCATCGTGCTGCTGGTGATCGGACTGTGGAACGCCACGCTCGGTCTCAGCGAAAAGGGCTTCTACGCCATGGCGTTCCTGCTCAGCCTGTTCGCCGCAGTGGCTGTGCAGAAGAATGTCCGGGACATGGCCCTGCACGACGGCGACGCGGACGCCATGGATCGTTCCGCCGACTTCTGA
- the tldD gene encoding metalloprotease TldD, whose protein sequence is MSSLLEQAQSRLLTPGGLATGDLERVFDQLMAPSIDAADLYFQHSRSESWLLEEGIVKDGSHSIEQGVGVRAISGEKTGFAYSDEIVLPQLLDASKAARAIAQDGRGAGHPLAIGNTRALYPAIDPVESLPNPDKIALLREVDAYARSRDPRITQVIVSLAATLDTILIAASDGTLAADVRPLVRINVQVIAEANGRREQGYAGGGGRYSYGELIANGRALAFADEAVRQALVNLDSVDAPAGQMTVVLGPGWPGVLLHEAIGHGLEGDFNRKGSSAFAGRIGQRVAARGVTVVDDGTLAGRRGSLSIDDEGTPTECTTLIEDGILVGYMQDKLNARLMGMQPTGNGRRESFTQLPMPRMTNTYMRGGDMDPAEIIRSVKKGLYAPNFGGGQVDITNGKFTFSASEAYLIEDGKITAPVKGATLIGSGPEVLQRVSMIGNDMALDEGVGVCGKDGQSVPVGVGQPTLRIDSMTVGGTAS, encoded by the coding sequence ATGTCTTCCCTCCTCGAACAAGCCCAGAGCCGCCTGCTCACCCCCGGTGGCCTGGCCACCGGCGACCTGGAGCGGGTGTTCGACCAGCTGATGGCGCCGTCGATCGACGCTGCCGACCTGTATTTCCAGCATTCGCGCAGCGAGTCGTGGCTGCTGGAGGAGGGTATCGTCAAGGACGGCAGCCACTCGATCGAGCAGGGCGTGGGCGTGCGTGCGATCTCGGGCGAGAAGACCGGCTTCGCCTATTCCGACGAGATCGTGCTGCCGCAGCTGCTGGACGCCTCGAAGGCCGCCCGCGCCATCGCGCAGGACGGCCGCGGCGCCGGCCACCCGCTGGCCATCGGCAACACGCGCGCGCTATATCCGGCGATCGATCCGGTCGAGAGCCTGCCCAACCCCGACAAGATCGCCCTGCTGCGCGAGGTGGATGCCTACGCGCGCTCGCGCGATCCGCGCATCACCCAGGTGATCGTCAGCCTCGCCGCCACGCTGGATACGATCCTGATCGCCGCCTCCGACGGCACCCTGGCCGCCGACGTGCGCCCGCTGGTGCGCATCAACGTGCAGGTGATCGCCGAGGCCAACGGCCGCCGAGAGCAGGGCTATGCCGGTGGCGGCGGGCGCTACAGCTACGGCGAGCTGATCGCCAACGGCCGCGCGCTGGCGTTCGCCGACGAGGCGGTGCGCCAGGCGCTGGTCAACCTCGACTCGGTCGATGCCCCGGCCGGCCAGATGACCGTGGTGCTCGGCCCGGGCTGGCCCGGCGTGCTGCTGCACGAGGCGATCGGCCACGGCCTGGAGGGCGACTTCAACCGCAAGGGCAGCTCCGCCTTCGCCGGCCGCATCGGCCAGCGCGTCGCGGCCAGGGGCGTCACCGTGGTCGACGACGGCACCCTGGCCGGCCGCCGCGGTTCGCTCAGCATCGACGACGAGGGCACGCCGACCGAATGCACCACGCTGATCGAGGACGGCATCCTGGTCGGCTACATGCAGGACAAGCTCAACGCCCGCCTGATGGGCATGCAGCCCACCGGCAACGGCCGGCGCGAATCGTTCACCCAGCTGCCGATGCCGCGCATGACCAACACCTACATGCGCGGCGGTGACATGGACCCGGCAGAGATCATCCGCTCGGTGAAGAAGGGCCTGTACGCGCCGAATTTCGGCGGTGGCCAGGTCGACATCACCAACGGCAAGTTCACCTTCTCGGCCAGCGAGGCCTACCTGATCGAGGATGGGAAGATCACCGCGCCGGTGAAGGGCGCCACCCTGATCGGTTCCGGTCCGGAGGTGCTGCAGCGGGTGTCGATGATCGGCAACGACATGGCACTGGACGAGGGTGTCGGCGTGTGCGGCAAGGACGGCCAGAGCGTGCCGGTGGGCGTGGGCCAGCCGACCCTGCGGATCGACTCGATGACCGTGGGCGGCACCGCGTCCTGA
- a CDS encoding sterol desaturase family protein: MQPDSGRKRARDVIEHTLQQPVAETRELLRSDGELKPGLGRVSGVIALSLGVLCLLAVLAFHYPQYLTTPDLRHKYSVDVLRQLLLAGLLVAGGMSLGNVILGRSRNINAVAFAFVLAATALGGSRVPVGNFPDHTPYIGLDWFILDLLGSTLVFVVIEKLFPLYKGQAVFRKEWQTDLKHFAVNHFIVGLALLTVNFLLHHLFGWLTDSPFQQTVQHTAFVPQLLLCILVADLAQYWTHRAYHEVPFLWRFHAVHHSAKTMDWLAGSRQHMLELIVTRVAVLAPLYILGFSEGVMNAYILVVGFQAVFNHANVHLPWGPLKYLVVTPDFHHWHHASDDEAIDRNYAAHYAFLDYLFGTAVKSTKAFPEKYGVVGDYMPDGFVRQQLFPFRGPPKEAGAPD, translated from the coding sequence ATGCAGCCAGACTCGGGGCGCAAGCGCGCACGCGACGTGATCGAACACACACTGCAGCAGCCGGTCGCCGAGACCCGCGAACTGCTGCGCAGCGACGGCGAACTCAAGCCCGGTCTGGGCCGGGTCAGCGGCGTGATCGCCCTGTCGCTGGGCGTGCTTTGCCTGCTCGCGGTGCTCGCCTTCCACTATCCCCAGTACCTGACCACGCCGGACCTCCGCCACAAGTATTCGGTGGACGTGCTGCGCCAGCTGCTGCTGGCGGGGCTGCTGGTCGCCGGCGGCATGTCGCTGGGCAACGTGATCCTGGGCCGCTCGCGCAACATCAACGCGGTGGCCTTCGCCTTCGTGCTGGCGGCGACCGCGCTGGGCGGTTCGCGCGTGCCGGTGGGCAACTTCCCCGACCACACGCCGTACATCGGGCTGGACTGGTTCATCCTCGACCTGCTCGGCTCGACGCTGGTGTTCGTGGTGATCGAGAAGCTGTTCCCGCTCTACAAGGGCCAGGCGGTGTTCCGCAAGGAGTGGCAGACCGACCTGAAGCACTTCGCGGTCAACCATTTCATCGTGGGGCTGGCGCTGCTGACGGTGAACTTCCTGCTGCACCACTTGTTCGGCTGGCTCACCGACAGCCCGTTCCAGCAGACCGTGCAGCACACCGCCTTCGTGCCGCAGCTGCTGCTTTGCATCCTGGTCGCCGACCTGGCGCAGTACTGGACGCACCGCGCCTACCACGAGGTGCCGTTCCTCTGGCGCTTCCACGCCGTGCACCACAGCGCCAAGACGATGGACTGGCTGGCCGGCTCGCGCCAGCACATGCTGGAGCTCATCGTGACCCGGGTGGCGGTGCTGGCGCCGCTGTACATCCTGGGTTTCAGCGAGGGCGTGATGAACGCCTACATCCTGGTGGTCGGCTTCCAGGCGGTGTTCAACCACGCCAACGTGCACCTGCCGTGGGGCCCGCTGAAATACCTGGTGGTGACGCCCGATTTCCACCACTGGCACCACGCCTCGGACGACGAGGCGATCGACCGCAACTACGCCGCCCACTACGCCTTCCTCGACTACCTGTTCGGCACCGCGGTGAAGTCGACCAAGGCGTTCCCGGAGAAGTACGGCGTGGTCGGCGACTACATGCCCGACGGGTTCGTCCGGCAGCAGCTGTTTCCGTTCCGCGGTCCGCCGAAGGAGGCTGGCGCCCCGGACTGA